ACTGCGGGTACCTACTTATCTGTCACAAGGAATAACTCATGGGCGTGCTAAGCGAGTTCAAGGCCTTCGCGGTCAAAGGCAATGTCGTCGACATGGCCGTCGGGATTATCATCGGTGCCGCTTTTGGCAAGATTGTTTCGTCATTCGTGGGTGACGTGGTCATGCCTCCGATCGGCCTTTTGATCGGCGGGGTGGACTTCAGCGACCTGGCCATCACACTCAAGGCAGCCCAAGGCGATACGCCGGCCGTCGTGCTGGCCTACGGCAAATTCATCCAGAGCATGGTGGATTTCATCATCGTCGCGTTCGCCATTTTCATGGGCGTCAAGGCCATCAACCGCCTCAAGCGCGAAGAGGCCGTTGCCCCGAGCGCGCCCCCCGTCCCCACCAAGGAAGAACAATTGCTGAGCGAAATTCGCGACCTGCTCAAGGCCCAAAACGAACGGCCCTGAGCATTCACGCAAATAAAAAATGGCGTCCACAGGACGCCATTTTCCTTACCAGTAGTTTTCCACCGCCACCTGCCCAGGCCGGCGAGTGAGGCTCAGTTGCAGGCCCTTGGCCTTGAGCAGCTTGCGTGTGTCGTCGATCATTTGCGGATTGCCGCACAGCATGACGCGCGAGTGCTCCGGCGTCAGCGTGACATTGGCGGCTCGCTCCAATTCGCCATTTTCAATCAGCGTGGTGATTCGCCCATTCAACGCGGCCGGATGCTGCTCGCGGGTGACCGTTGGAATGAACCGAAACTTATGGGCGTATTCGGCAAGATAATCACGCTGGGTCAACCCTTCGATCAACGCCTGATAGGCCAGCTCCCGTCCTTCGCGAACGCTATAGACCAGGATGATTCGCTCGAATTTTTCCCAGACCTCGAAGTCCTGGAGGATTGAGAGAAACGGCGCAACGCCGGTGCCCGTGGACAAAAGCCACAAGTCCCGTCCATCCACGAAACGGTCCAGGGTCAGGTAACCAAAGGCCTGGCGTTCGACCAATAGACAATCACCGGGCTTGAGGCGGCTGAGCTCGCTGGTGAACTCTCCGTCCGGGACGACGATGGAAAAAAACTCGAGGAATTCGTCAAAGGGTGACGACACCATGGAATAGGCGCGCCACACGGTCG
This genomic interval from Pseudomonas alvandae contains the following:
- the mscL gene encoding large-conductance mechanosensitive channel protein MscL, whose product is MGVLSEFKAFAVKGNVVDMAVGIIIGAAFGKIVSSFVGDVVMPPIGLLIGGVDFSDLAITLKAAQGDTPAVVLAYGKFIQSMVDFIIVAFAIFMGVKAINRLKREEAVAPSAPPVPTKEEQLLSEIRDLLKAQNERP
- a CDS encoding ferredoxin--NADP reductase, with protein sequence MTDSAEKFTRQTLIDVQPLTPHLFTLRTTRDRGFRFRAGQFARLGVVKADGTTVWRAYSMVSSPFDEFLEFFSIVVPDGEFTSELSRLKPGDCLLVERQAFGYLTLDRFVDGRDLWLLSTGTGVAPFLSILQDFEVWEKFERIILVYSVREGRELAYQALIEGLTQRDYLAEYAHKFRFIPTVTREQHPAALNGRITTLIENGELERAANVTLTPEHSRVMLCGNPQMIDDTRKLLKAKGLQLSLTRRPGQVAVENYW